A window from Culex pipiens pallens isolate TS chromosome 3, TS_CPP_V2, whole genome shotgun sequence encodes these proteins:
- the LOC120423769 gene encoding uncharacterized protein LOC120423769: protein MALIHVSLTILVGLCSVVLVCDAKASHKVFCSEDQMRVNVALPSNDTTAVYLEGMKGYPDPKCKPTIKDTLAEFQLSLVNIYECGVTRVVNKITGKKVFYHRVIIEGDEEFGKEVISVKCITNGPLYNVTHGIVKRDVLPAGFQEPEDLEITSNITGSAPEPSLTIAVRQGENLVSGDLNVSPGTNLQMEIFLDKNSAPIYGLGVNYMQVTDTLTQEETIIFNGCSVDPYLFENFNTVDGDLLTAKFRAFKFPESTFVQFRGTVNVCVDRCKGVFCQGQIAYGRKRREISPSAADPNKIYEVTMTTFIKVDYDAMADKSTASEIDQKFRQLKLANQKLARNSRAGNVFESIHESSSKSVPQSSPSSSSEAAATVEETILFTREVISQPEQSMGRSDGSSSLSRRPLLASIAATLVLVLGVATRL from the exons CATCCCACAAGGTGTTCTGCTCGGAGGACCAGATGCGCGTGAACGTGGCGCTTCCGTCGAACGACACCACCGCCGTGTACCTGGAGGGCATGAAGGGCTATCCGGATCCCAAGTGCAAACCCACGATCAAGGACACCCTGGCCGAGTTCCAGCTCTCGCTGGTGAACATTTACGAGTGCGGTGTCACCCGGGTCGTCAACAAGATCACC GGTAAGAAAGTATTCTACCATCGGGTCATCATCGAAGGTGATGAGGAGTTTGGCAAGGAGGTCATCAGCGTCAAATGTATTACAAACGGTCCACTGTACAACGTGACCCACGGAATTGTCAAACGGGACGTCCTTCCAGCTGGATTTCAGGAGCCAGA GGACCTGGAGATTACATCCAACATTACCGGGAGTGCCCCGGAACCGTCTCTCACGATTGCGGTCCGCCAGGGTGAAAATTTGGTGTCCGGAGACTTGAACGTCAGCCCAGGCACGAACCTGCAAATGGAGATATTCCTGGACAAAAACTCTGCCCCAATTTATGGGTTGGGTGTGAACTACATGCAGGTTACCGACACTCTGACCCAGGAGGAAACCATCATCTTCAACGG CTGCTCCGTGGACCCGTACCTCTTCGAGAACTTCAACACCGTCGACGGCGACCTGCTGACGGCCAAGTTCCGTGCCTTCAAGTTTCCCGAGTCGACGTTCGTGCAGTTCCGCGGTACCGTGAATGTTTGCGTGGACCGCTGCAAGGGTGTCTTCTGCCAGGGCCAGATCGCGTACGGTCGCAAGCGGCGCGAAATTTCTCCGAGCGCGGCCGATCCGAACAAAATCTACGAGGTGACCATGACCACCTTCATCAAGGTCGATTACGATGCGATGGCCGATAAGA GCACCGCCTCCGAGATCGACCAAAAGTTCCGCCAGTTGAAGCTGGCGAACCAGAAGCTGGCCCGAAACAGCCGCGCCGGCAACGTCTTCGAGAGCATCCACGAGTCGTCCTCGAAGAGCGTGCCCCAATCGAGcccaagcagcagcagcgaggCAGCCGCAACGGTCGAGGAGACCATCCTGTTCACCCGGGAGGTCATCAGCCAACCGGAACAATCGATGGGCAGAAGCGACGGCAGCAGCAGCCTTAGCCGGCGGCCCTTGCTTGCCTCTATTGCGGCCACTTTAGTGCTGGTGCTCGGCGTCGCGACACGCCTCTAA